In Gossypium hirsutum isolate 1008001.06 chromosome D06, Gossypium_hirsutum_v2.1, whole genome shotgun sequence, one genomic interval encodes:
- the LOC107917431 gene encoding uncharacterized protein, translating into MGNRYHQQQQINSKGMFLPLLCSKPSIKDVVLPKWKVVDRSASLSEDPLSPKISCMGQVKRNNKIVGFPVSYKLSTVTPKNSSSSSFNSSTVKYFKLKKLFSGKNLTGSPATSTTAATTGCRRKQVLINGTSKPKGDDGKENSGTINIETMDPPLPVIKKGPKQGDERDGSDTTLWQRRSRGVALERLQLQQIQLNRHQEPTTV; encoded by the coding sequence ATGGGAAATAGATACCATCAGCAGCAGCAGATTAATAGTAAAGGAATGTTTTTGCCATTGTTGTGTTCTAAACCTTCCATTAAAGATGTGGTTCTCCCCAAATGGAAAGTTGTTGACAGGTCGGCTTCCTTGTCTGAAGATCCATTGTCACCAAAGATCAGTTGCATGGGACAAGTGAAGAGGAACAACAAGATTGTTGGGTTCCCTGTTTCTTACAAGCTCAGTACTGTCACCCCCAAgaacagcagcagcagcagcttcAATAGTAGTACtgtcaaatatttcaagcttaaGAAGCTGTTTTCTGGTAAGAATTTAACTGGCAGCCCCGCTACCTCCACGACCGCCGCCACCACCGGTTGTAGAAGAAAACAAGTGTTGATAAATGGGACAAGCAAGCCTAAGGGTGATGATGGGAAAGAGAATTCTGGTACAATCAACATTGAAACCATGGATCCACCTTTGCCTGTAATAAAAAAAGGGCCGAAACAAGGTGATGAAAGAGATGGATCCGATACTACACTTTGGCAGAGGAGATCACGTGGGGTTGCACTGGAAAGATTACAGCTTCAACAGATTCAACTTAACAGACATCAAGAACCAACCACTGTTTGA
- the LOC107918190 gene encoding putative MYST-like histone acetyltransferase 1, with protein MGSIDTPTITENGSTQLQAAAPSGGDHNPPASANGAQVEVSPEPEATKKRRSSMLPLEVGTRVMCRWRDGKYHPVKVIERRKMPYAVPYDYEYYVHYTEFNRRLDEWVKLEQLDLDSVETVVDEKVEDKVTSLKMTRHQKRKIDETHVEVGHEELDAASLREHEEFTKVKNIATIELGRYEIETWYFSPFPPEYNDSLKLYFCEFCLNFMKRKEQLQRHMRKCDLKHPPGDEIYRSGTLSMFEVDGKKNKVYGQNLCYLAKLFLDHKTLYYDVDLFLFYVLCECDDRGCHMVGYFSKEKHSEESYNLACILTLPPYQRKGYGKFLIAFSYELSKKEGKVGTPERPLSDLGLLSYRGYWTRVLLDILKKHKGNISIKELSDMTAIKAEDILTTLQSLELIQYRKGQHVICADPKVLDRHLKAAGRGGLEVDVSKLIWTPYKEQS; from the exons ATGGGTTCCATTGACACGCCGACAATTACAGAGAACGGTTCGACCCAGTTACAAGCCGCCGCTCCTTCCGGCGGCGACCACAATCCTCCGGCCTCAGCTAACGGAGCGCAAGTGGAGGTGTCGCCGGAGCCTGAGGCAACGAAAAAGAGGAGGTCGAGTATGCTACCGCTGGAGGTGGGTACTCGCGTGATGTGCCGCTGGAGGGACGGCAAATATCATCCTGTCAAAGTTATCGAACGCCGTAAGATGCCCTACGCTGTGCCCTATGATTACGAATACTACGTTCATTACACCGAAT TTAATAGGAGGCTTGACGAATGGGTGAAGCTTGAACAGCTTGATCTTGATTCTGTCGAAACTGTTGTCGATGAAAAGGTTGAAGACAAG GTAACAAGCTTAAAAATGACACGCCACCAGAAGCGGAAGATTGATGAGACGCATGTAGAAGTA GGCCATGAGGAGCTCGATGCTGCTAGCTTGCGTGAACATGAGGAATTCACAAAGGTGAAAAATATAGCGACCATAGAACTTGGAAGATATGAAATTGAGACATGGTACTTCTCGCCCTTTCCGCCAGAATATAATGATTCGCTGAAGTTGTACTTTTGTGAGTTTTGCCTCAACTTCATGAAGCGCAAAGAGCAACTTCAGAGGCATATG AGAAAGTGTGATCTGAAGCATCCCCCTGGTGACGAAATATATAGAAGTGGTACTCTGTCAATGTTTGAG GTTGATGGCAAAAAGAATAAAGTTTATGGGCAGAATCTTTGTTATTTGGCAAAGTTATTCCTTGACCACAAGACCCTTTATTATGATGTTGATCTGTTtctgttttatgttttatgtgaATGTGATGATCGAGGTTGCCATATGGTTGGATACTTTTCTAAG GAAAAGCATTCTGAGGAATCATATAATTTGGCATGTATCCTTACCCTTCCTCCGTATCAAAGGAAAGGCTATGGAAAGTTTTTGATCGCCTTTT CATATGAACTTTCGAAGAAAGAAGGTAAAGTTGGTACACCTGAAAGACCACTATCCGATCTAGGGCTGTTGAGCTACAGGGGGTACTGGACGAGGGTTCTTTTAGACATCTTGAAAAAGCATAAGGGAAATATTTCCATCAAG GAGCTCAGCGACATGACAGCTATAAAAGCAGAGGATATATTGACCACCCTGCAGAGTCTAGAACTGATTCAGTACAGGAAAGGTCAACATGTTATCTGTGCAGACCCCAAGGTCTTGGATCGCCATCTAAAAGCAGCTGGCCGTGGTGGTCTTGAGGTTGATGTTAGCAAATTAATCTGGACACCATATAAAGAACAGAGTTAA